A single window of Dermacentor albipictus isolate Rhodes 1998 colony chromosome 1, USDA_Dalb.pri_finalv2, whole genome shotgun sequence DNA harbors:
- the LOC139054582 gene encoding uncharacterized protein translates to MTTRQSILQDPVLLNQLNWRDLEDILLCEVFGSTRRDPLSANGLLNMDTMDAGVFRSYFRFEKNDISRLHNALRMPAVIKTAQRVTVPGEESLCITLRRLSYPNRLCDLEHLFGRHYSVISSVTNIVLSHIESNFKHLLKDMNSHSWLDIPTLEEFSQAVHSKGAPLDNCWGFIDGTARAICRPSTNQKMFFSGHKRTHAVKYQSIMCPNGIICQLNGPYFGSRHDAGILRISRTYEKLEKLVQGHSYCIYGDPAYPLRPLLLKPYSATSSSGHQLLFNKQMSKVRQAVEWGFGKIAGLFAFVDFRKNQKLYRQNLPQMYKVSALLANCHTCLYGSQVSTYFGLEPPALEMYLNLR, encoded by the exons ATGACAACACGGCAGAGCATCTTGCAAGACCCGGTGCTACTAAATCAACTTAATTGGAGGGACCTAGAGGACATTTTGCTGTGTGAAGTTTTTGGCAGCACACGGAGAGACCCGCTTTCGGCCAACGGACTTTTGAACATGGATACCATGGACGCTGGCGTTTTCAGATCGTATTTCCGGTTTGAAAAAAACGACATATCAAGGCTTCATAATGCCTTGAGGATGCCAGCTGTCATCAAAACAGCTCAACGAGTGACTGTGCCAGGAGAGGAGAGTTTGTGTATTACGCTACGCCGGCTCTCGTACCCCAACAGGCTGTGCGATCTGGAGCACCTTTTTGGGAGGCATTATTCAGTTATATCATCAGTGACGAATATCGTTCTTTCGCACATCGAAAGCAACTTCAAACACCTTTTGAAGGACATGAACAGTCACTCCTGGCTTGACATCCCTACCTTGGAGGAATTCTCACAG GCCGTGCATTCCAAAGGTGCACCCCTGGATAACTGTTGGGGATTCATCGACGGCACCGCGAGGGCTATCTGCCGCCCGTCGACTAATCAGAAGATGTTTTTTTCCGGGCACAAGCGCACCCATGCAGTAAAGTACCAGTCGATCATGTGTCCAAACGGCATAATCTGCCAATTAAATGGACCGTACTTCGGCAGCCGACATGATGCAG GTATACTCCGAATAAGTAGGACCTATGAAAAACTAGAAAAACTTGTCCAGGGCCACAGCTATTGCATCTATGGTGATCCTGCATATCCCCTGAGGCCACTGTTGCTGAAGCCCTACAGCGCAACATCTTCTAGTGGGCACCAGTTGCTATTCAACAAGCAAATGAGCAAAGTGCGCCAAGCTGTTGAATGGGGTTTTGGCAAGATTGCTGGCTTATTTGCATTTGTTGACTTTCGAAAAAATCAAAAACTGTACCGCCAGAATTTGCCGCAAATGTACAAAGTAAGTGCCCTTCTGGCCAACTGCCACACCTGCCTCTATGGCTCACAGGTGTCAACTTACTTTGGTCTTGAGCCACCAGCCTTGGAAATGTACCTGAATTTGCGGTGA